The Candidatus Hydrogenedens sp. genome includes the window TCTAAAAAGTTTTTGTTAGAATATTTTTCCAATTAACTGGCCCCTTCATCTAGCGGTTTAGGATGCAGGATTCTCAGTCCTGTCACACGGGTTCGAATCCCGTAGGGGCTGCCATCTATTTTTAGAGTTAGAAATAAGCCATATCTAATGCGTATTCGATTACTCCTATTTAAGGGTTGTCCTTCAGGACCCAAGGCGGAAGAGGTTTTAAGACAGGTATTAGCCGAAGAAAAAATTTCCGAACCCATTGAAATTATTGAGGTATCGGACATAGCCACTGCTGTTCGTGAACATTTTTTGGGCTCTCCTACTATACAAATAAACGGACTTGATATTGAACCTTCTCGACAAAATGACACACCCTGCCATGGTTGCCGATTATATCGAACTTCGGAAGGAACCAGTGGTGTTCCACCGAAAGAACTCATTCGTTCTGCCCTTCACCGTGCTTTACAAAGCGAAAAATAATTTTTAATACAACCCTGCAAAGTGTATAATCCCTTTATTATCTATTCTCACACCTTAAACAGCAAGGAGATGATATTAATGACACGGAATATGATATTTACAATCCTATTACTTTGTATTCAGATAATTTCTTATGCAGA containing:
- a CDS encoding DUF2703 domain-containing protein gives rise to the protein MRIRLLLFKGCPSGPKAEEVLRQVLAEEKISEPIEIIEVSDIATAVREHFLGSPTIQINGLDIEPSRQNDTPCHGCRLYRTSEGTSGVPPKELIRSALHRALQSEK